A stretch of Cellulosilyticum sp. I15G10I2 DNA encodes these proteins:
- a CDS encoding Flp family type IVb pilin, giving the protein MLQLFDTYVLSRLNNKKGQEMVEYALLIGLIAIVVIGALILFVPPIS; this is encoded by the coding sequence ATGTTACAACTATTTGATACATATGTGCTCTCAAGGCTAAATAATAAAAAAGGGCAGGAGATGGTTGAGTATGCACTACTGATAGGGCTTATTGCAATAGTTGTTATTGGAGCACTCATACTATTTGTGCCACCTATTAGTTGA